The sequence ACGTCAACCTGCCGGCCAATGCCAAGGGCAAGCTCGACGTGGCCGGCGCGGTCGGCAAGCAGGGGACCCTGTCCGTAACCAAGATGGCGCCGGGCAACAAGACACCGTACACCGGTGAGGTCAACCTGGTTTCCGGTGAGCTCGGCGACGACTTTACCTACTACCTAGCCCAGTCTGAACAGATTCCGTCCGCGGTGGGCCTGTCCGTCTTCGTTGACACCGACGACAGCATCGAGGTTGCCGGTGGCTTCATGATTCAGGTCCTGCCAGGGGCATCGGACGAGGCAATCAGCAAGCTGGAAAAGACCTTGAAGGATCTGCCACTGGTTTCGGAAATGCTTCGCGATGGCGACACGCCGGAGGACATCTTGAAGAAGATTTTTGGCGACGACCTGAAGATCCTCGACCAGATGCCAGTCCGCTACGAGTGTGACTGCTCCAAGCAGCGGTTTGCCCACGCCCTGGAGAGCATCTCCACCAAGGACCTCAAGAAGCTGATTGACGAGGACCACCACGCCGAAACGGTTTGCCGTTTCTGTGGGAAGAAGTACGAATTCAGCGAGGAAGAACTGCAGCTGCTTTACGACAAGAAGGTTGCCGATGCCGAGGCCGACAAGGAAATCGCCGATCAGAAGGACGAAGGCGACCAAAAGCCGGCGGATCAAAAGTAGCTGCTTGGTCTGAGTGCCGGTGGTGTGCTATGATAGTTGGGTTATCGGACATTAAGATTTGGGAACTGGAAGGCCAACTCAGCTCCCGAGAATAATGAGGTGAAAGAATGAAGTGGAAGATCGGAAACGTTGAAATTCCGAATCAGGTCGTGGTCGCTCCCATGGCCGGGGTCACCAATTCAGCTTTTCGGGTGATCTGCAAGGAGTTTGGCGCGGGTTACGTGGTGTGCGAGATGATCTCCGACCGGGGAATCATGTACCATAACAAGCGCACCCTCAACATGATGAACGTGGACCCGAGTGAGCACCCAATGGGCATCCAAATTTTCGGCGGGACCAAGGAGACCCTTGTCCAGGCCGCCAAGTATGTGGACGAGCACACCGCGGCGGACGTGATTGACATCAACATGGGTTGTCCAGTCAACAAGGTGGTCAAGACCGACGCCGGTGCTCGCTGGCTCCTGGACCCGAACAAGGTTTATGAGATGGTTTCCTACGTGACGGACGCCGTCAAGAAGCCGGTGACCGTCAAGATGCGGACCGGCTGGGACGACAAGCACATTTACGCGGTCGAAAATGCCCTGGCGGCCGAGCGCGCTGGTGCGGCCGCAATCGCAATGCACGGTCGAACCAGAAAACAGATGTATACGGGACACGCCGATTGGAATATACTAAAAGAGGTCGCTGATCACCTGACGATCCCGTTCATGGCTAATGGTGACGTCCGGACGCCCGAGGATGCCAAGAAGATCCTTGACATGACCGGAGCCACCGCGGCAATGATTGGCCGGGCTGCCATGGGGAACCCGTGGATGCTAACCCGGACGGCGCATTACCTGGAGACCGGGGAACTGCTTCCCGAGGCGACGGCCGAGGAGAAGATCAAGATGGCCAAGGAGCACCTAAACCGGCTGATCGATCTGAAGGGCGAGTACGTCGGCGTGCGGGAATTCCGGGGACTGTCAACCTACTACCTGAAGGGAATTCCGCGTTCGGCACGGACCAAGGCGGCGCTGGTTGAGGCCGAGACCCGTGATCAGATGAATGAGATCTTTGATCGCTTTGCTGAGCAGACGGCAGAGCGGGAGATGAAGCGGGCTGCGCACAAGCAAGCTCAATAAGAGGAGGAAAAGTTAGTGTCACAAGAACTAGATCAGATGCGTGTTCGTCGTGAAAAGATGGAGGAGCTGGAACAGGCCGGGATTGAACCATTTGGCCGCCGCTTCAAGCGGGACCACCTGGCTGCCCAGCTGCACGATGAATTTGACAAGTACGACAAGGAAGAGTTAAACGATAAGGACGAAGTAGTAATCATCGCCGGTCGGATGACTCGGAAGCGGAGCAGCGGTAAGGCCGGCTTTGCTGATTTCGTTGACCGGAGCGGCAAGATTCAGGTTTACGCCCGGAAGGATATGGTGGGGGATGAACCATACCACATTTTCAAGCGGGCCGATATCGGTGACTTTCTGGGGATCGAAGGGGACGTCATCAAGACCAACTCCGGCGAGCTGACGGTGCGGGCCCACAAGATTACCTTCCTTGCCAAGGCACTGCGGCCACTGCCAAACAAGTGGGAAGGGGTTACGG comes from Limosilactobacillus sp. and encodes:
- the hslO gene encoding Hsp33 family molecular chaperone HslO — translated: MKTTDYLVKSITKDGKFRAYAVNATQLVERAHEIHDTWSTASAALGRSLIGTLLLASAGLEGDSVMKVQIQGNGPVGYIVVDGNAHGTVKGYMGNPHVNLPANAKGKLDVAGAVGKQGTLSVTKMAPGNKTPYTGEVNLVSGELGDDFTYYLAQSEQIPSAVGLSVFVDTDDSIEVAGGFMIQVLPGASDEAISKLEKTLKDLPLVSEMLRDGDTPEDILKKIFGDDLKILDQMPVRYECDCSKQRFAHALESISTKDLKKLIDEDHHAETVCRFCGKKYEFSEEELQLLYDKKVADAEADKEIADQKDEGDQKPADQK
- the dusB gene encoding tRNA dihydrouridine synthase DusB translates to MKWKIGNVEIPNQVVVAPMAGVTNSAFRVICKEFGAGYVVCEMISDRGIMYHNKRTLNMMNVDPSEHPMGIQIFGGTKETLVQAAKYVDEHTAADVIDINMGCPVNKVVKTDAGARWLLDPNKVYEMVSYVTDAVKKPVTVKMRTGWDDKHIYAVENALAAERAGAAAIAMHGRTRKQMYTGHADWNILKEVADHLTIPFMANGDVRTPEDAKKILDMTGATAAMIGRAAMGNPWMLTRTAHYLETGELLPEATAEEKIKMAKEHLNRLIDLKGEYVGVREFRGLSTYYLKGIPRSARTKAALVEAETRDQMNEIFDRFAEQTAEREMKRAAHKQAQ